Proteins encoded in a region of the Streptomyces sp. NBC_00258 genome:
- a CDS encoding threonine/serine ThrE exporter family protein, which translates to MTEPEAEDRKPQSDEARSAFVPPAGVVAQPAPVEEESSTTSEFALPKGLGVPQVPATESEGSAFSTPRTYSSKHAPPAFTPPAGIPRVDLTKDVPWQDRMRTMLRMPVAERPVPETVQKTEDEGPAVPRVLDLTLRIGELLLAGGEGAEDVEAAMFAVCRSYGLDRCEPGVTFTLLSISYQPSLVDDPVTASRTVRRRGTDYTRLAAVYQLVDDISDEQTEVSLEESYRRLAEIRRNRHPYNGWLLTMATGGLAGAASVLVGGDLIVFIAAAIGAMLGDRLAWLCAGRGLPEFYQFTVAAMPAAAMGAALTIAHVDVRASAVITGGLFALLPGRALVAGVQDGLTGYYITAAARLLEVMYFYVGIVIGVLVILYFGVKLGAELNPDAALQSSNRPGWQIAASMLLTLCFAVLLQQERSTVLIVTLNGGVAWSVYGAMHYVGEISPVASTAAAAGLVGLFGQLLSRYRFASALPYTTAAIGPLLPGSATYFGLLAIAQNDVDEGLVSLTKAAALAMAIAIGVNLGSEISRLFLRLPGASAGARRAAKRTRGF; encoded by the coding sequence GTGACCGAGCCGGAGGCGGAAGACCGTAAACCGCAGTCGGACGAGGCGAGGAGCGCGTTCGTCCCGCCCGCCGGTGTGGTGGCGCAGCCCGCGCCGGTCGAGGAGGAGTCCTCGACGACGTCGGAGTTCGCGCTCCCCAAGGGGCTCGGTGTCCCTCAGGTGCCGGCCACCGAGTCGGAGGGGTCGGCGTTCAGCACGCCGAGGACGTACAGCTCGAAGCACGCGCCGCCCGCCTTCACCCCGCCCGCCGGCATACCGCGCGTCGATCTCACCAAGGACGTCCCCTGGCAGGACCGGATGCGCACGATGCTGCGCATGCCCGTCGCCGAGCGGCCCGTCCCCGAGACCGTGCAGAAGACGGAGGACGAGGGTCCGGCCGTCCCGCGCGTGCTCGACCTGACCCTGCGTATCGGCGAGTTGCTGCTCGCGGGCGGCGAGGGCGCCGAGGACGTGGAGGCGGCCATGTTCGCCGTCTGCCGCTCGTACGGCCTCGACCGCTGCGAGCCGGGCGTCACCTTCACGCTGCTGTCCATCTCGTACCAGCCGTCGCTGGTCGACGATCCGGTGACCGCGTCGCGGACCGTACGGCGCCGGGGCACCGACTACACGCGTCTGGCGGCCGTCTACCAGCTCGTCGACGACATCAGCGACGAGCAGACCGAGGTCTCCCTGGAGGAGTCCTACCGGCGGCTCGCGGAGATCCGCCGCAACCGGCACCCGTACAACGGCTGGCTGCTGACCATGGCCACCGGGGGCCTCGCGGGCGCGGCCTCCGTGCTCGTCGGCGGTGACCTGATCGTGTTCATCGCGGCGGCCATCGGCGCGATGCTCGGCGACCGGCTGGCATGGCTGTGCGCGGGGCGCGGGCTGCCGGAGTTCTACCAGTTCACGGTGGCCGCGATGCCGGCCGCCGCGATGGGGGCCGCGCTCACGATCGCGCACGTCGACGTGCGCGCTTCCGCGGTCATCACCGGTGGGCTGTTCGCGCTGCTGCCCGGGCGGGCGCTGGTGGCGGGTGTACAGGACGGCCTGACCGGCTACTACATCACCGCCGCGGCCCGGCTTCTGGAAGTCATGTACTTCTACGTCGGCATCGTCATCGGCGTCCTCGTGATCCTGTACTTCGGCGTGAAGCTGGGCGCCGAGCTCAATCCGGACGCGGCCCTGCAGTCCTCCAACCGTCCGGGGTGGCAGATCGCCGCGTCGATGCTCCTGACGCTCTGCTTCGCGGTGCTGCTCCAGCAGGAACGTTCCACCGTGCTGATCGTGACGCTCAACGGAGGCGTGGCATGGAGCGTGTACGGGGCCATGCACTACGTGGGCGAGATCTCGCCCGTCGCCTCGACAGCCGCAGCGGCCGGGCTCGTGGGGCTGTTCGGGCAGTTGCTGTCGCGGTATCGGTTCGCTTCGGCGTTGCCCTACACCACCGCGGCGATCGGGCCCCTGTTGCCGGGGTCGGCCACGTACTTCGGGCTGCTGGCGATCGCTCAGAACGATGTCGACGAGGGGCTGGTGTCGCTGACCAAGGCGGCCGCCCTTGCGATGGCCATCGCCATCGGGGTGAATCTGGGGTCCGAGATTTCTCGGCTGTTCCTGCGGTTGCCCGGGGCGTCTGCGGGGGCGCGAAGGGCTGCGAAGAGGACCCGTGGGTTCTGA
- a CDS encoding inorganic diphosphatase: MEFDVTIEIPKGSRNKYEVDHETGRIRLDRRLFTSTSYPADYGFVENTLGEDGDPLDALVILDEPTFPGCLIQCRTIGMFRMTDEAGGDDKLLCVPAHDPRVEHLRDIHHVSEFDRLEIQHFFEVYKDLEPGKSVEGANWVGRTDAEAEIERSYKRAKEQGGH; this comes from the coding sequence GTGGAGTTCGACGTCACGATCGAGATTCCGAAGGGTTCACGGAACAAGTACGAGGTGGACCACGAGACCGGTCGGATCCGTCTGGACCGTCGTCTCTTCACCTCGACCAGTTACCCGGCCGACTACGGCTTCGTCGAGAACACCCTCGGCGAGGACGGCGACCCGCTGGACGCCCTGGTCATCCTGGACGAGCCGACCTTCCCCGGCTGTCTCATCCAGTGCCGCACGATCGGCATGTTCCGTATGACGGACGAGGCCGGCGGCGACGACAAGCTGCTGTGCGTGCCCGCGCACGACCCTCGTGTGGAGCACCTGCGGGACATCCACCACGTGTCGGAGTTCGACCGTCTGGAGATCCAGCACTTCTTCGAGGTCTACAAGGACCTGGAGCCCGGCAAGTCCGTCGAGGGCGCCAACTGGGTGGGCCGTACGGACGCCGAGGCCGAGATCGAGCGGTCCTACAAGCGTGCCAAGGAGCAGGGCGGGCACTGA
- the dacB gene encoding D-alanyl-D-alanine carboxypeptidase/D-alanyl-D-alanine endopeptidase: MVVPELKAWRAARPHVVRVARSVRPQLVRAVGAVKPPLVRAAGAVKPLVTQPSTVQFTAGAATLGLVVAATVVTAAGPWDSTGQRTAERDWAASQGRAGGADHGHVSGTSGKAPAPAPSAASVLTGLGGSVGAGPSPTEKALADVLGPLLGDPALGSERAAAVVDLATGKRLYGKGADDALTPASTTKIATAVAALTAAGADHRIATRTVLEPGAPGKQEVVLVGGGDPTLTARKDAEGNASLRTLADDTARALKDRKTDEVTLSYDTSLYEGPDVHPIGLDNTNVARVTALMADEGRLDDSSSGTAKRSENPAADAAKKFADLLKDRGIKTTVPGPSKATDRAKALATVKSPPLSALVERMLTSSDNDIAEALARQTAVAADEPASFKGGGTAIRKQLKKLGLPLKGAEFADGSGLDRADKLTADLLTALLAKAADPAHPELRAALTGLPVAGFTGTLSTRYAGQPGTGLVRAKTGTLTGVHTLAGTVVDTDGHLLAFAFLTASDPPTEPTATQKGLDALASTLATCGCN, from the coding sequence GTGGTCGTGCCAGAGCTGAAGGCTTGGCGGGCCGCGAGACCGCATGTGGTGCGGGTCGCGCGGTCCGTGAGACCGCAACTCGTACGAGCCGTGGGAGCAGTCAAGCCACCGCTCGTCCGGGCCGCAGGAGCCGTGAAGCCGCTGGTCACGCAGCCGTCGACCGTGCAGTTCACGGCGGGCGCCGCCACCCTCGGACTCGTCGTGGCGGCCACCGTGGTCACTGCGGCCGGGCCCTGGGACTCCACCGGTCAGCGTACGGCGGAGCGCGACTGGGCCGCATCGCAGGGGCGCGCAGGTGGCGCAGATCACGGTCATGTGTCCGGTACGTCCGGAAAGGCGCCGGCGCCCGCTCCCAGCGCCGCGTCCGTGCTCACCGGACTCGGCGGCTCCGTCGGCGCCGGGCCGTCCCCCACGGAGAAGGCCCTCGCCGACGTTCTCGGCCCGCTCCTCGGCGACCCCGCGCTGGGCTCCGAACGTGCGGCCGCCGTCGTCGACCTGGCCACCGGAAAGCGCCTGTACGGCAAGGGCGCGGACGACGCGCTGACCCCGGCGTCCACCACGAAGATCGCCACGGCCGTCGCGGCCCTCACCGCGGCGGGCGCCGACCACCGCATCGCGACCCGTACGGTCCTCGAACCCGGCGCCCCCGGCAAGCAGGAGGTCGTCCTCGTCGGCGGCGGCGACCCCACGCTGACCGCCCGCAAGGACGCGGAGGGCAACGCGAGTCTGCGCACCCTCGCCGACGACACGGCCCGCGCCCTCAAGGACCGCAAGACCGACGAGGTGACCCTCTCGTACGACACCTCGCTGTACGAGGGTCCCGACGTGCACCCGATCGGGCTCGACAACACCAACGTCGCCAGGGTGACCGCCCTGATGGCCGACGAGGGCCGTCTCGACGACTCCTCCAGCGGCACCGCGAAGCGCAGCGAGAACCCGGCGGCCGACGCGGCGAAGAAGTTCGCGGACCTGCTGAAGGACCGCGGCATCAAGACCACGGTCCCCGGCCCCTCCAAGGCGACCGACCGCGCCAAGGCCCTCGCCACGGTGAAGTCCCCGCCTCTTTCCGCCCTGGTCGAACGCATGCTGACCAGCAGCGACAACGACATCGCCGAGGCTCTGGCCCGCCAGACGGCCGTCGCCGCGGACGAACCGGCGAGCTTCAAGGGCGGCGGCACCGCCATCCGCAAGCAGCTCAAGAAGCTCGGACTGCCTCTCAAGGGCGCGGAGTTCGCCGACGGCAGCGGCCTGGACCGCGCCGACAAGCTCACCGCCGACCTGCTCACCGCCCTGCTGGCCAAGGCAGCCGATCCCGCCCACCCGGAGCTGCGTGCCGCCCTCACGGGCCTCCCCGTGGCCGGTTTCACCGGCACCCTCAGCACGCGCTACGCAGGCCAGCCCGGCACCGGCCTCGTACGGGCCAAGACGGGCACCCTGACCGGCGTACACACCCTGGCGGGCACCGTCGTGGACACGGACGGCCACCTCCTGGCCTTCGCCTTCCTGACGGCCTCCGACCCACCCACCGAGCCGACGGCAACCCAGAAGGGCCTGGACGCCCTGGCATCAACACTGGCGACCTGCGGCTGCAACTGA
- a CDS encoding zinc-dependent metalloprotease, translated as MTSIGGAEMVDWNLAVATATRLVRPGPEVSRDEARAVVAELRRHAKASEEHVRGFTRMGGDDLRDTPILVVDRPGWVRANVAGFRELLKPLLDKMQERRGSTPGGAVLGAVGGKVTGVELGMLLSFLSSRVLGQYETFAPATRELPAGENGGGRLLLVAPNIVHVERELDVQPHDFRLWVCLHEETHRTQFTAVPWLRDHLEGEIQSFLGETEVDPMTVLERVREAAQSLAGGRPEGEEGDDQRSIVEIVQTPAQREILGRLTAVMSLLEGHADFVMDGVGPAVVPSVAEIREKFQQRRARGASRLDLALRKLLGLDAKLRQYRDGERFVRAVVDEVGMDGFNRVWTSPNTLPTKSEIAKPADWVARVHRKAES; from the coding sequence ATGACGAGCATCGGTGGTGCGGAGATGGTCGACTGGAATCTCGCGGTGGCGACCGCGACCCGGCTCGTAAGGCCGGGCCCAGAAGTGAGCCGCGACGAGGCCAGGGCCGTCGTCGCGGAGCTGCGCCGGCACGCAAAGGCTTCGGAGGAGCACGTCCGCGGCTTCACGCGGATGGGAGGCGACGACCTCCGCGACACTCCCATCCTCGTGGTCGACCGCCCGGGCTGGGTCCGGGCGAACGTCGCCGGGTTCCGCGAACTGCTCAAACCGCTGCTCGACAAGATGCAGGAACGTCGCGGCAGCACCCCCGGCGGAGCCGTCCTGGGCGCCGTCGGCGGCAAGGTCACCGGCGTCGAGTTGGGCATGCTGCTGTCCTTCCTCTCCTCCCGGGTCCTCGGCCAGTACGAGACCTTCGCCCCGGCCACCCGCGAACTCCCGGCCGGCGAGAACGGAGGGGGCAGGCTCCTCCTGGTCGCGCCGAACATCGTGCACGTGGAGCGCGAACTCGACGTCCAGCCCCACGACTTCCGGCTCTGGGTCTGCCTCCACGAGGAGACCCACCGCACGCAGTTCACGGCCGTGCCCTGGCTGCGTGACCACCTCGAGGGCGAAATCCAGTCTTTCTTGGGGGAGACCGAGGTCGACCCCATGACCGTCCTGGAGCGCGTCCGCGAGGCCGCCCAGTCCCTCGCGGGCGGCCGCCCCGAGGGCGAGGAGGGCGACGACCAGCGCTCCATCGTCGAGATCGTGCAGACCCCCGCCCAGCGCGAGATCCTCGGCAGGCTGACCGCCGTGATGTCCCTCCTTGAGGGCCACGCCGACTTCGTGATGGACGGCGTCGGGCCCGCAGTCGTCCCGTCCGTGGCCGAGATCCGCGAGAAATTCCAGCAGCGACGCGCCCGCGGCGCCTCCCGCCTCGACCTGGCCCTGCGCAAGCTGCTCGGCCTCGACGCCAAACTGCGCCAGTACCGCGACGGGGAGCGATTCGTACGCGCGGTCGTGGACGAGGTCGGCATGGACGGCTTCAACCGGGTGTGGACCTCGCCGAACACGCTCCCCACCAAGTCGGAGATCGCCAAACCGGCGGACTGGGTCGCGCGGGTGCACCGTAAGGCAGAGTCGTGA
- the tilS gene encoding tRNA lysidine(34) synthetase TilS: MGPHPAVAAIRLAVRRVLHDVLTDHTPSPGATPASSASPGTSHEQPPPPLVLVACSGGADSMALASALAFEAPKLGIRAGGVTVDHGLQPGSDLRAAEVVLRLNELGLAPVESVAVTVGRDGGPEAAARDARYGALDAAAERHGAAAVLLGHTRDDQAETVLLGLARGSGIRSLSGMAAVSGGPGAARRYRRPFLHLDRQTARKACMVQSLPVWDDPHNADPAYTRSRLRHEGLPALEKALGKGVVEALARTAQLSRDDADALDAWAGQAEASVRDATGLLECAKLYALPPAVRRRILRRAAIEAGAPAGSLFARHIEEVDRLITGWRGQGAINLPGKVVAQRQGGRLVIRQG; the protein is encoded by the coding sequence ATGGGTCCCCATCCTGCGGTCGCGGCGATACGCCTGGCGGTCCGCCGCGTGCTCCATGACGTCCTCACCGACCACACGCCCTCCCCTGGCGCCACCCCCGCCTCCTCCGCCTCCCCGGGCACTTCGCACGAGCAGCCGCCCCCGCCGCTCGTGCTCGTCGCGTGCTCCGGCGGCGCCGACTCCATGGCGCTCGCCTCCGCCCTCGCCTTCGAAGCCCCCAAACTCGGCATCCGCGCCGGCGGTGTCACCGTGGACCACGGTCTGCAGCCCGGCTCCGACCTGCGTGCCGCAGAGGTGGTGCTGCGCCTCAACGAACTCGGCCTGGCCCCGGTCGAGTCCGTGGCCGTCACCGTCGGCCGGGACGGCGGGCCCGAGGCCGCGGCCCGCGACGCACGCTACGGCGCGCTGGACGCCGCCGCCGAGCGCCACGGCGCCGCCGCGGTCCTGCTCGGCCACACCCGCGACGACCAGGCCGAAACCGTCCTGCTCGGCCTGGCCCGCGGCTCCGGCATCCGTTCCCTGTCCGGAATGGCCGCCGTCTCCGGAGGGCCGGGAGCCGCCCGCCGCTACCGCCGCCCCTTCCTGCACCTCGACCGGCAGACCGCCCGCAAGGCCTGCATGGTCCAGTCCCTGCCCGTCTGGGACGACCCCCACAACGCGGATCCGGCGTACACCCGTTCCCGGCTGCGCCACGAGGGACTGCCCGCCCTGGAGAAGGCGCTCGGCAAGGGCGTCGTCGAGGCACTCGCCCGTACGGCCCAGCTGTCGCGTGACGACGCCGACGCGCTCGACGCGTGGGCGGGTCAGGCCGAGGCGTCCGTGCGCGACGCCACGGGCCTCCTGGAGTGCGCCAAGCTGTACGCCCTGCCGCCCGCCGTGCGCCGCCGCATCCTGCGCCGCGCCGCCATCGAGGCCGGGGCGCCCGCCGGTTCGCTGTTCGCCCGGCACATCGAAGAGGTCGACCGGCTGATCACCGGCTGGCGCGGTCAGGGAGCCATCAACCTCCCGGGCAAAGTCGTCGCCCAGCGGCAGGGTGGCAGACTGGTGATTCGGCAAGGCTGA
- the hpt gene encoding hypoxanthine phosphoribosyltransferase gives MRVDAKDLGTDLKSVLITKEEIDAKLGELAAKIDAEYAGKDLLIVGVLKGAVMVMADLARALSTPVTMDWMAVSSYGAGTQSSGVVRILKDLDTDIKGKHVLIVEDIIDSGLTLSWLISNLGSREPASLKVCTLLRKPEAAKVAIDVEWVGFDIPNEFVIGYGLDYAEKYRNLPFVGTLAPHVYGG, from the coding sequence ATGCGGGTGGACGCGAAAGACCTGGGCACCGACCTCAAGTCGGTGCTCATCACCAAGGAAGAGATCGACGCGAAGCTGGGCGAGCTGGCCGCGAAGATCGACGCGGAGTACGCGGGCAAGGACCTGCTGATCGTCGGTGTCCTCAAGGGCGCCGTGATGGTCATGGCGGACCTGGCGCGGGCCCTGTCCACCCCCGTCACCATGGACTGGATGGCGGTGTCCTCGTACGGGGCGGGCACCCAGTCCTCCGGAGTGGTGCGGATCCTCAAGGACCTCGACACCGACATCAAGGGCAAGCACGTCCTGATCGTCGAGGACATCATCGACTCCGGGCTCACACTCTCCTGGCTGATCTCCAACCTCGGCTCCCGCGAGCCCGCTTCCCTCAAGGTGTGCACGCTGCTGCGCAAGCCGGAGGCCGCGAAGGTCGCGATCGACGTGGAGTGGGTCGGGTTCGACATTCCCAACGAGTTCGTCATCGGCTACGGCCTCGACTACGCGGAGAAGTACCGGAACCTGCCGTTCGTCGGTACGCTCGCGCCTCACGTGTACGGCGGCTGA
- the ftsH gene encoding ATP-dependent zinc metalloprotease FtsH, whose translation MDVKRYFRGPVMWIVLAVLAVVVLMQVVGSSGGYKTVDTGQVVQAINDNKVQQAKLTTGDEQIIKIELKDGTKVEGSSKIQASYIGDQGVALATTLQDKYQNKQIPDGYTVSPTKQNAFVGILLSLLPFVLIVVVFLFLMNQMQGGGSRVMNFGKSKAKLITKDTPKTTFADVAGSDEAVEELHEIKEFLQEPAKFQAVGAKIPKGVLLYGPPGTGKTLLARAVAGEAGVPFYSISGSDFVEMFVGVGASRVRDLFEQAKANAPAIVFVDEIDAVGRHRGAGLGGGHDEREQTLNQLLVEMDGFDVKGGVILIAATNRPDILDPALLRPGRFDRQIAVDRPDMQGRLEILKVHQKGKPVAPDVDLGAVARRTPGFTGADLSNVLNEAALLTARSNLKLIDNNMLDEAIDRVVAGPQKRTRIMSDKEKKITAYHEGGHALVAAASPNSDPVHKITILSRGRALGYTMVLPDEDKYSTTRNEMLDQLAYMLGGRAAEELVFHDPTTGAANDIEKATATARAMVTQYGMTERLGAIKFGGDNTEPFLGREMSHPRDYSEEVAALVDEEVKKLIENAHNEAWEILVENRDVLDALVLQLLEKETLSKEQIAEVFAPLIKRPARPAWTGSSRRTPSTRPPVLSPRELSLTNGTNGASPAITASTKASTEALPVTESAPEDRSES comes from the coding sequence ATGGACGTGAAGCGATACTTCCGTGGGCCGGTCATGTGGATCGTGCTGGCCGTCCTTGCCGTGGTCGTGTTGATGCAGGTCGTCGGCTCGTCCGGTGGCTACAAGACGGTGGACACAGGCCAGGTCGTCCAGGCGATCAATGACAACAAGGTCCAGCAGGCCAAGCTCACCACCGGCGACGAGCAGATCATCAAGATCGAGCTCAAGGACGGTACAAAGGTCGAGGGCAGCTCGAAGATCCAGGCGAGCTACATCGGCGACCAGGGCGTGGCCCTGGCCACCACCCTCCAGGACAAGTACCAGAACAAGCAGATTCCGGACGGCTACACGGTCTCGCCGACCAAGCAGAACGCTTTCGTCGGCATCCTGCTGTCCCTGCTCCCCTTCGTCCTCATCGTCGTTGTCTTCCTGTTCCTGATGAATCAGATGCAGGGCGGCGGCTCCCGGGTCATGAACTTCGGGAAGTCCAAGGCGAAGCTCATCACCAAGGACACCCCGAAGACGACGTTCGCCGATGTGGCGGGCTCGGACGAGGCGGTCGAGGAGCTCCACGAGATCAAGGAGTTCCTCCAGGAGCCGGCGAAGTTCCAGGCCGTCGGGGCGAAGATCCCCAAGGGCGTGCTCCTCTACGGGCCTCCCGGTACGGGCAAGACGCTGCTCGCGCGTGCTGTCGCGGGCGAGGCGGGCGTCCCGTTCTACTCGATCTCCGGTTCCGACTTCGTCGAGATGTTCGTCGGTGTCGGTGCCTCCCGAGTCCGTGACCTGTTCGAGCAGGCCAAGGCGAACGCCCCGGCGATCGTCTTCGTCGACGAGATCGACGCGGTCGGCCGCCATCGCGGTGCCGGCCTCGGCGGCGGTCACGACGAGCGCGAGCAGACGCTGAACCAGCTGCTCGTCGAGATGGACGGATTCGACGTCAAGGGCGGTGTGATTCTCATCGCCGCCACGAACCGTCCGGACATCCTCGACCCGGCCCTCCTGCGCCCCGGCCGATTCGACCGCCAGATCGCGGTCGACCGCCCGGACATGCAGGGCCGTCTGGAGATCCTCAAGGTCCACCAGAAGGGCAAGCCGGTCGCTCCGGACGTCGACCTGGGCGCGGTTGCCCGGCGTACGCCCGGCTTCACGGGCGCGGACCTGTCGAACGTGCTGAACGAAGCCGCGCTGCTCACCGCACGCAGCAACCTGAAGCTCATCGACAACAACATGCTCGACGAGGCGATCGACCGTGTGGTCGCGGGCCCGCAGAAGCGGACCCGGATCATGTCGGACAAGGAGAAGAAGATCACCGCGTACCACGAGGGCGGACACGCCCTGGTCGCGGCGGCGTCTCCGAACTCCGACCCGGTCCACAAGATCACGATCCTCTCCAGAGGCCGTGCTCTGGGCTACACGATGGTCCTGCCCGACGAGGACAAGTACTCCACGACCCGCAACGAAATGCTCGACCAGCTGGCATACATGCTGGGCGGGCGCGCGGCCGAGGAACTCGTCTTCCACGACCCGACCACGGGTGCCGCGAACGACATCGAGAAGGCCACCGCCACGGCCCGCGCGATGGTCACGCAGTACGGCATGACCGAGCGTCTCGGCGCGATCAAGTTCGGCGGCGACAACACCGAGCCCTTCCTGGGCCGGGAGATGTCGCACCCGCGCGACTACTCGGAAGAGGTCGCCGCGCTCGTCGACGAAGAGGTCAAGAAGCTCATCGAGAACGCGCACAACGAGGCCTGGGAGATCCTGGTCGAGAACCGCGACGTCCTCGATGCGCTGGTCCTCCAGCTGCTGGAGAAGGAGACGCTGAGCAAGGAGCAGATCGCCGAGGTCTTCGCTCCCCTCATCAAGCGTCCGGCCCGCCCCGCGTGGACCGGTTCCTCCCGGCGCACGCCGTCCACCCGCCCGCCGGTGCTCTCCCCCAGGGAGCTGTCACTGACGAACGGGACGAACGGCGCGAGCCCCGCGATCACCGCGAGCACCAAGGCCTCCACCGAGGCGCTCCCGGTGACCGAGTCGGCCCCCGAGGACCGTTCCGAGAGCTGA
- the folE gene encoding GTP cyclohydrolase I FolE has product MTDPVTLDGEGTIGEFDEKRAENAVRELLIAVGEDPDREGLRETPGRVARAYKEIFAGLWQTPEDVLTTTFDLGHDEMILVKDIEVFSTCEHHLVPFRGVAHVGYIPSTNGKITGLSKLARLVDVYARRPQVQERLTTQIAESLMEILEPRGVIVVVECEHMCMSMRGIRKPGAKTITSAVRGQLRDAATRNEAMSLIMAR; this is encoded by the coding sequence ATGACCGATCCCGTGACGCTGGACGGCGAGGGCACGATCGGCGAGTTCGACGAGAAGCGCGCCGAGAACGCCGTACGAGAGCTGCTGATCGCGGTCGGTGAGGACCCGGACCGTGAGGGGCTGCGGGAGACGCCGGGGCGGGTGGCCCGGGCGTACAAGGAGATCTTCGCGGGGTTGTGGCAGACGCCCGAGGACGTCCTGACGACGACGTTCGATCTCGGCCACGACGAGATGATCCTGGTGAAGGACATCGAGGTGTTCTCGACCTGCGAACACCATCTGGTGCCGTTCAGGGGCGTCGCGCACGTCGGGTACATCCCGAGCACGAACGGCAAGATCACGGGGCTGTCGAAGCTGGCGCGGCTCGTGGACGTCTATGCCCGGCGGCCTCAGGTGCAGGAACGGCTCACCACGCAGATCGCCGAATCGCTGATGGAGATCCTGGAGCCGCGTGGTGTGATCGTGGTGGTCGAGTGCGAGCACATGTGCATGTCGATGCGGGGGATTCGCAAGCCGGGGGCGAAGACCATAACGTCGGCCGTTCGCGGGCAGCTGCGGGATGCTGCGACCCGTAACGAGGCGATGAGCCTCATCATGGCTCGCTGA
- a CDS encoding DUF3180 domain-containing protein, with protein sequence MKELRIRTLATVFFVAGVLSWAGARLWNSVGTLPRVPLAAPIVLALIAVVLLATAISLRARLKAQRERRPDAKGVDPMMAARAVVFGQASALVAALVAGMYGGTGVFLLESLDIPARRDQAIYAGFSVLAGIAVIAAAFFLERVCKLPEDDDTNGGTARAT encoded by the coding sequence GTGAAAGAGCTGCGCATCAGGACGCTGGCCACGGTGTTCTTCGTCGCCGGGGTGCTGTCCTGGGCGGGTGCCCGCCTGTGGAACTCGGTCGGGACACTCCCCCGGGTCCCACTGGCCGCCCCCATCGTCCTCGCCCTGATCGCCGTCGTGCTCCTGGCGACGGCGATCTCCCTGAGGGCCCGTCTCAAGGCCCAGCGCGAGCGCCGCCCCGACGCGAAGGGTGTCGACCCCATGATGGCGGCCCGAGCGGTCGTTTTCGGCCAGGCCAGCGCCCTCGTGGCCGCCCTCGTCGCCGGTATGTACGGCGGCACGGGCGTCTTCCTCCTGGAGTCCCTCGACATCCCCGCCCGCCGGGACCAGGCCATCTACGCAGGCTTCTCCGTCCTCGCCGGCATCGCCGTCATAGCGGCCGCCTTCTTCCTGGAGCGCGTCTGCAAACTCCCGGAGGACGACGACACGAACGGTGGCACGGCCCGAGCGACGTAA
- the folK gene encoding 2-amino-4-hydroxy-6-hydroxymethyldihydropteridine diphosphokinase, which produces MTAFTEGQSDPTVQPVPASVVERVDAADTTLQNPRRAVLSLGSNLGNRLETLQGAIDALEDTPGVRVKAVSPVYETEPWGVDPGSQPTYFNAVIVLKTTLPPSSLLERAHAVEEAFHRVRDERWGPRTIDVDIVAYADVVSDDPVLTLPHPRAHERAFVLAPWYDVEPEAQLPGRGPVAHLLADVPREGVAPRADLELQLPE; this is translated from the coding sequence ATGACCGCGTTCACCGAGGGCCAGAGCGACCCGACCGTCCAGCCGGTGCCCGCCTCCGTGGTGGAGCGCGTGGACGCCGCCGACACGACCCTGCAGAACCCCAGGCGCGCCGTGCTCTCCCTGGGCTCGAACCTCGGCAACCGTCTGGAGACCCTCCAGGGCGCCATCGACGCCCTGGAGGACACCCCGGGCGTCCGCGTCAAAGCGGTCTCTCCGGTGTACGAGACGGAGCCGTGGGGCGTGGACCCGGGAAGCCAGCCGACGTACTTCAACGCGGTGATCGTGCTGAAGACGACCCTCCCGCCCTCCTCGCTCCTGGAGCGGGCCCACGCGGTCGAGGAGGCCTTCCACCGCGTCCGGGACGAGCGCTGGGGCCCCCGCACGATCGACGTGGACATCGTGGCGTACGCGGACGTGGTCTCCGACGACCCGGTCCTGACCCTCCCCCACCCCCGGGCCCACGAGCGCGCCTTCGTCCTGGCCCCCTGGTACGACGTGGAGCCCGAGGCCCAGCTCCCCGGGCGCGGCCCCGTGGCGCATCTGCTCGCCGACGTCCCCCGGGAAGGTGTCGCGCCCCGCGCCGACCTGGAACTCCAGCTGCCCGAGTAG
- the folB gene encoding dihydroneopterin aldolase — protein MDRVALRGLRARGHHGVFPREREEGQTFIVDLTLGLDTRPAAADDDLTKTVHYGIVAEEVVAVVEGEPVNLIETLAERIAQTCLKHDGVQEVEVCVHKPDAPITVPFDDVTVTITRSRA, from the coding sequence GTGGATCGTGTCGCGCTGCGCGGCCTCAGGGCCCGTGGGCACCACGGTGTCTTTCCCAGGGAACGCGAAGAGGGCCAGACCTTCATCGTGGACCTCACGCTGGGCCTGGACACCCGGCCCGCCGCGGCCGACGACGACCTCACGAAGACCGTGCACTACGGCATCGTGGCGGAGGAGGTCGTGGCCGTCGTCGAGGGCGAGCCGGTGAACCTCATCGAGACGCTCGCCGAGCGCATCGCCCAGACGTGCCTCAAGCACGACGGGGTCCAGGAGGTCGAGGTCTGCGTCCACAAGCCGGACGCCCCGATCACGGTCCCCTTCGACGACGTGACCGTCACCATCACCCGGAGCCGAGCATGA